In Bdellovibrionales bacterium, a genomic segment contains:
- the aroA gene encoding 3-phosphoshikimate 1-carboxyvinyltransferase — translation MSAKDTDTTGEMTVDRRVGPARNFRGSLKLPGDKSISHRSLIFGALSQGRTEVHHILESADVQSTARVLGQLGVPIRKEGHVTIIDGRGPESFISPTKILDCGNSGTTMRLMMGVLSAVDGLRVKMTGDESLIKRPMRRVADPLREMGAQIELTGKDFAPLEIQGRRLHGIDYELKIASAQIKTAIILAGLLADGDTRIWGEIHSRDHTERLLKHFGVHIDSNSEEVRVRGGQQFSANILHVPGDPSTAAFWLAAAVLVPQSDLCLRGVSLNPTRTGFIEVLRRMGATIRVALTEEDPEPMGDIQACHGKLVGVVVEEHEIPSLIDELPILAVMATQSHGTTKVTGAEELRVKETDRIEALAANLRAMGAVIETTRDGFVIEGPQKLIGAEINSFHDHRIAMAFSVAGLIAEGESLIRGSDCVGISYPEFYSTLQDLTK, via the coding sequence ATGAGCGCGAAGGACACAGATACAACGGGAGAGATGACAGTGGACAGACGCGTGGGCCCAGCAAGGAATTTTCGCGGATCTTTGAAATTGCCGGGAGATAAATCGATCTCCCACCGCAGTCTGATTTTTGGTGCGCTTAGCCAGGGGCGAACGGAGGTTCATCATATTTTAGAAAGTGCTGATGTACAATCCACAGCCCGCGTACTGGGACAGCTTGGAGTGCCCATCCGCAAAGAAGGGCATGTGACCATTATCGACGGAAGAGGCCCTGAAAGTTTTATAAGTCCCACGAAAATATTGGATTGTGGGAATTCAGGGACAACCATGCGCTTGATGATGGGTGTCCTGTCCGCTGTCGATGGTTTACGGGTGAAGATGACAGGTGATGAGTCCCTGATAAAACGGCCGATGAGAAGGGTGGCAGATCCATTGAGAGAAATGGGCGCGCAGATCGAATTGACCGGCAAGGATTTCGCTCCTTTGGAAATCCAGGGTCGTCGTCTCCACGGAATCGACTATGAACTAAAGATCGCTAGCGCCCAAATCAAAACGGCGATTATTTTGGCTGGTTTGTTAGCAGACGGTGATACGCGGATTTGGGGCGAGATTCATAGTCGTGATCACACAGAGCGGCTGTTGAAACATTTCGGAGTGCATATTGACTCTAACTCCGAGGAGGTGCGGGTCCGTGGTGGTCAACAATTTTCGGCTAATATTTTACACGTGCCTGGCGATCCGTCCACCGCAGCATTTTGGCTGGCGGCCGCCGTGTTGGTTCCCCAGTCGGATTTGTGTCTGCGGGGCGTTTCACTCAATCCCACACGCACGGGATTCATTGAGGTGTTACGGCGCATGGGTGCGACAATCCGTGTGGCCCTGACAGAGGAAGATCCAGAGCCTATGGGCGACATTCAGGCTTGCCATGGAAAACTGGTAGGTGTTGTGGTGGAGGAACACGAGATCCCATCGTTGATTGATGAGTTGCCCATCCTCGCAGTAATGGCCACACAATCACACGGAACAACGAAGGTCACTGGCGCCGAGGAATTGCGTGTGAAAGAGACCGATCGGATAGAGGCCCTGGCCGCCAATCTTCGGGCGATGGGGGCCGTGATTGAGACAACCAGGGACGGATTTGTGATTGAAGGCCCACAGAAGTTGATTGGCGCAGAAATCAATAGCTTTCACGATCACCGTATCGCGATGGCCTTCAGCGTGGCGGGATTGATCGCCGAAGGGGAGAGTCTGATCCGCGGATCTGATTGTGTCGGAATTTCTTACCCGGAATTTTATTCTACATTGCAAGACCTCACAAAATGA
- the aroB gene encoding 3-dehydroquinate synthase has protein sequence MKLKSNGKKEFRTQVKLGARSYSVFVGPGVTNRLDQVLRQLRSPAGCIYSQRGILLADERLTRPAQKVLAVLRKSGWQMDVIKVAAGESLKDFQSILPLYGELLKLGIDRSSTVFVLGGGTLGDAGGFLASTYLRGLRWVGIPTTLLAQVDSSIGGKTAVNHSLGKNLIGTFHQPALVVCDTNFLKTLSLREIISGLGEVIKYALTYDKELFVYLNKQWRAVLDSDSKVLSKLVHESLSWKAKVVAADEWDRKGRREILNFGHTFGHALEAVTNYEVFQHGEAVIWGMRFATCLSETRGHLSLKQAKKIRAFLNMIEVPSLPKHIGFDELTQAMAKDKKKQEGRIRFVLLKRLGRAVLDVNVTGDDLKAAYKRLLTGGHHAEES, from the coding sequence GTGAAGTTGAAATCCAATGGCAAAAAGGAATTCCGAACCCAAGTTAAACTCGGGGCCCGTTCCTACAGTGTTTTTGTGGGCCCAGGAGTGACGAATCGGCTGGATCAAGTGCTTCGTCAGTTGCGGAGTCCAGCTGGCTGTATCTATTCCCAACGAGGGATATTGCTCGCTGATGAGAGATTAACGCGTCCAGCGCAAAAGGTGCTGGCGGTTTTGCGGAAATCAGGTTGGCAGATGGACGTAATCAAAGTGGCAGCCGGTGAATCCCTAAAGGATTTTCAGAGCATTTTGCCTCTTTATGGTGAACTTTTAAAATTGGGCATTGATCGTTCCTCCACGGTTTTTGTTCTGGGTGGAGGGACTCTTGGTGATGCCGGAGGCTTTCTCGCTTCCACCTACCTCCGCGGTCTGAGATGGGTGGGGATTCCCACGACTCTACTGGCGCAGGTTGACAGTTCAATTGGCGGTAAGACAGCGGTCAATCATTCTCTGGGGAAAAATTTGATAGGAACATTTCATCAGCCCGCGCTGGTCGTTTGTGACACAAATTTTTTGAAAACATTGTCCCTTCGTGAAATTATTTCTGGCCTCGGTGAAGTTATCAAGTACGCGCTCACCTATGACAAAGAGCTTTTTGTGTATCTGAACAAGCAATGGCGAGCGGTTTTGGATTCGGATTCTAAAGTGCTAAGCAAATTGGTGCATGAGTCCCTGTCTTGGAAGGCTAAGGTCGTGGCCGCCGACGAGTGGGATCGCAAGGGTCGGCGCGAGATTTTAAATTTTGGCCACACATTTGGGCACGCGCTCGAGGCCGTGACAAATTACGAAGTGTTTCAACACGGCGAAGCGGTTATCTGGGGTATGCGTTTTGCTACTTGTTTGTCAGAGACAAGGGGTCACTTATCTCTGAAACAGGCAAAAAAAATAAGGGCATTTTTAAATATGATCGAGGTACCGTCATTGCCGAAGCACATTGGATTTGACGAGCTCACACAGGCGATGGCCAAAGACAAGAAAAAGCAAGAGGGCCGCATTCGTTTTGTCTTGCTTAAAAGGTTGGGACGAGCAGTTTTGGACGTGAACGTGACTGGGGATGATCTCAAGGCCGCTTACAAAAGACTGTTAACGGGAGGTCATCATGCGGAAGAAAGTTGA
- the aroQ gene encoding type II 3-dehydroquinate dehydratase, which translates to MRKKVEGQKVEENIVVIHGPNLNLLGQREPHVYGQMTLAELNKGLRADARLSRYKLRVFQSNHEGKLIDFIHAQRKWADAIVINPGAFTHYSYAIRDALAAVDLPAYEVHLTDIHKREMFRRNSVIRDVCVKQISGFGSKSYEKAIHHFLARSRTSRSRLSRRLR; encoded by the coding sequence ATGCGGAAGAAAGTTGAGGGGCAAAAAGTTGAGGAGAATATTGTTGTTATTCATGGCCCGAATCTCAACCTGTTGGGTCAACGTGAGCCGCACGTTTACGGTCAGATGACCCTTGCTGAATTGAACAAAGGATTAAGAGCGGACGCTCGATTGAGTCGGTATAAATTGCGGGTGTTTCAATCTAATCATGAAGGAAAATTAATTGATTTTATCCACGCGCAACGCAAGTGGGCTGACGCAATTGTGATCAATCCAGGAGCTTTCACCCATTATTCCTATGCGATTCGAGACGCCTTGGCAGCTGTGGATTTACCAGCTTATGAGGTTCACTTGACTGACATACACAAAAGAGAAATGTTTCGCAGAAATTCGGTTATTCGTGATGTGTGTGTGAAGCAGATTTCTGGATTTGGCAGCAAGTCTTACGAGAAAGCGATCCACCACTTTCTGGCTCGCTCAAGAACATCTCGATCAAGACTTTCTCGTAGGCTAAGGTGA